One Denticeps clupeoides chromosome 12, fDenClu1.1, whole genome shotgun sequence genomic window carries:
- the LOC114800272 gene encoding uncharacterized protein LOC114800272 isoform X1 yields MATPPRLSESFNTPQDSVQHPLVLCRGGIHRIHLIEAAGEQVYHGGAGGPHLSAPRDNLKVEERQIGIESHSPEQHGVAFGLLTKTNSRNSYSLIAPHQSVIPEDQKEEEKQTGTESHSPEQHGMAFGLLTKTNRMFPETLVLLQASVFEGDCITTAAPEGPLSWPPFLHQAHKGRATTHWFVDSKSEGPTVHKHPAASAASVLGLTQLHIDLHVLDFSLGSSLAGPVRPRRCQQTARHWILRLLSLLFHPPSCSICFTL; encoded by the exons ATGGCAACACCACCACGGCTCTCAGAGTCCTTCAACACCCCACAGGATTCTGTCCAACATCCACTGGTCCTGTGCAGAGGAGGAATTCACCGGATTCATCTTATTGAAGCTGCTGGAGAACAAGTG TATCATGGTGGTGCTGGAGGACCCCACCTATCTGCTCCACGAGACAACCTGAAGGTGGaagagaggcagattgggattgagagccactcaccagaacaacatggggtggcatttggcctgctgactaaaacaaACAG TAGAAATTCATACAGTCTGATTGCTCCACACCAGTCAGTCATCCCCGAAgaccagaaggaggaggagaagcagactgggactgagagccactcaccagaacaacatgggatggcatttggcctgctgactaaaactaacag gatgttcccAGAGACACTGGTGCTCCTTCAGGCTTCAGTTTTTGAAGGCGACTGTATTACCACTGCAGCGCCAGAAGGACCGCTGTCCTGGCCGCCGTTCCTCCACCAGGCCCACAAAGGGCGCGCAACCACCCACTGGTTCGTCGATTCGAAATCGGAAGGGCCGACGGTCCATAAACATCCGGCGGCCAGTGCTGCAAGCGTTCTCGGACTGACCCAGCTTCACATCGACCTCCACGTTCTCGACTTCTCTTTAGGATCATCCTTGGCGGGTCCTGTTCGCCCTCGACGGTGCCAACAGACTGCCCGTCACTGGATTCTCCGCCTGCTCTCTCTTTTGTTTCATCCGCCGTCCTGCTCCATCTGTTTCACGCTCTGA
- the LOC114800964 gene encoding mitogen-activated protein kinase kinase kinase kinase 5-like has protein sequence MSIIPSGGSVRRSDTMDLLEWNHYIDEEFTLLETIGYGGYGEVYAAEKRHSGELVAIKATYIDYGDDIQKPLEEVRLLKECEHENLIKFYAAYLQEDETSTLFIAMEYCGGGSLSVLYKDWGAFGEDETAFVCREVLRGLQYLHGIGILHRDIKGDNVLINDAGVVKICDLGVAARLSDPIARFQTAGTLSWMAPEVFCPQMNGGYDERCDIWSLGLMAVEVAEAQIPFYSMSLNWIAANRASAYMNLKKVHWSLEFKDFVYQALIPDPRRRPSAKELLMRPFVNRPHLTGFVMERRLEQQKNQMLNFLPEQDFEEEEQELEQRLVPDEERWPAPDKDETAPDEDETAPDEDETAPDEDETAPDEDETARSGEDETARDGRPAPGEDETARDGRPAPGEDETAREGRPAPGEDETARDGRPAPGEDETARDGRPAPGEDETARDGRPAPGEDETARDGRPAPGEDETARDGRPRSRRGRDCS, from the exons ATGAGCATCATCCCATCTGGTGGATCAGTGAGAAGATCTGACACCATGGACCTCCTTGAATGGAATCATTACATCGATGAAGAATTCACATTGTTGGAGACTATTGGATATGGCGGTTATGGGGAAGTCTATGCG GCCGAGAAGCGCCACTCTGGCGAGCTTGTGGCCATCAAGGCCACATACATTGATTATGGAG ATGACATCCAAAAACCCCTAGAGGAAGTACGCCTGTTGAAGGAGTGCGAGCATGAAAACTTGATCAAGTTTTATGCCGCCTACTTGCA GGAGGATGAAACCTCGACCCTCTTCATCGCCATGGAGTACTGCGGTGGAGGCTCCCTCTCTGTTCTTTATAAAG ATTGGGGCGCATTTGGAGAAGACGAGACAGCCTTTGTCTGCCGGGAGGTCTTACGG GGTCTGCAGTACCTCCATGGCATCGGCATCCTACACAGAGACATAAAG GGAGACAATGTCCTGATTAATGATGCTGGAGTTGTGAAGATCT GTGATCTGGGTGTGGCAGCAAGATTGTCTGACCCCATTGCCAGATTCCAGACAGCTGGAACACTCAGTTG gaTGGCCCCCGAAGTCTTCTGTCCCCAGATGAATGGAGGCTATGATGAGAGATGCGACATTTGGTCGCTGGGACTGATGGCCGTTGAGGTGGCTGAAGCCCAAATTCCATTCTACTCCATGAGCCTCAACtg gattGCTGCCAACAGAGCATCTGCATACATGAACCTGAAGAAAGTACACTG GTCTTTGGAATTTAAGGACTTCGTCTATCAGGCCTTAATTCCAGATCCAAGGAGACGCCCTTCTGCTAAAGAGCTGCTTATG CGTCCATTTGTTAACAGACCTCACCTGACAGGCTTTGTGATGGAACGCCGGCTGGAGCAGCAGAAA AACCAGATGCTGAATTTTCTGCCTGAGCAGGACTTTGAGGAAGAAGAGCAGGAGCTTGAGCAGCGGCTTGTTCCTGACGAAGAGCGGTGGCCTGCTCCCGACAAGGACGAGACTGCTCCCGACGAGGACGAGACTGCTCCCGACGAGGACGAGACTGCTCCCGACGAGGACGAGACTGCTCCCGACGAGGACGAGACT GCCCGCtccggcgaggacgagactgCTCGTGACGGGAGGCCCgctcccggcgaggacgagactgCTCGTGACGGGAGGCCCgctcccggcgaggacgagacgGCTCGTGAGGGAAGGCCCgctcccggcgaggacgagactgCTCGTGACGGGAGGCCCgctcccggcgaggacgagactgCTCGTGACGGGAGGCCCgctcccggcgaggacgagactgCTCGTGACGGGAGGCCCgctcccggcgaggacgagactgCTCGTGACGGGAGGCCCgctcccggcgaggacgagactgCTCGTGACGGGAGGCCCCgctcccggcgaggacgagactgCTCGTGA
- the LOC114800272 gene encoding uncharacterized protein LOC114800272 isoform X2, which translates to MATPPRLSESFNTPQDSVQHPLVLCRGGIHRIHLIEAAGEQVYHGGAGGPHLSAPRDNLKVEERQIGIESHSPEQHGVAFGLLTKTNRNSYSLIAPHQSVIPEDQKEEEKQTGTESHSPEQHGMAFGLLTKTNRMFPETLVLLQASVFEGDCITTAAPEGPLSWPPFLHQAHKGRATTHWFVDSKSEGPTVHKHPAASAASVLGLTQLHIDLHVLDFSLGSSLAGPVRPRRCQQTARHWILRLLSLLFHPPSCSICFTL; encoded by the exons ATGGCAACACCACCACGGCTCTCAGAGTCCTTCAACACCCCACAGGATTCTGTCCAACATCCACTGGTCCTGTGCAGAGGAGGAATTCACCGGATTCATCTTATTGAAGCTGCTGGAGAACAAGTG TATCATGGTGGTGCTGGAGGACCCCACCTATCTGCTCCACGAGACAACCTGAAGGTGGaagagaggcagattgggattgagagccactcaccagaacaacatggggtggcatttggcctgctgactaaaacaaACAG AAATTCATACAGTCTGATTGCTCCACACCAGTCAGTCATCCCCGAAgaccagaaggaggaggagaagcagactgggactgagagccactcaccagaacaacatgggatggcatttggcctgctgactaaaactaacag gatgttcccAGAGACACTGGTGCTCCTTCAGGCTTCAGTTTTTGAAGGCGACTGTATTACCACTGCAGCGCCAGAAGGACCGCTGTCCTGGCCGCCGTTCCTCCACCAGGCCCACAAAGGGCGCGCAACCACCCACTGGTTCGTCGATTCGAAATCGGAAGGGCCGACGGTCCATAAACATCCGGCGGCCAGTGCTGCAAGCGTTCTCGGACTGACCCAGCTTCACATCGACCTCCACGTTCTCGACTTCTCTTTAGGATCATCCTTGGCGGGTCCTGTTCGCCCTCGACGGTGCCAACAGACTGCCCGTCACTGGATTCTCCGCCTGCTCTCTCTTTTGTTTCATCCGCCGTCCTGCTCCATCTGTTTCACGCTCTGA